ACATGTAGGACCCACTGTGTCAAATTTatccacatcaacatgaagATCTACCCAGTTGAAGCCTGTGAGTTACTAGTTTTAACAGACCATCTTCTATTAGAGCTCATTTGACCAACCAAAGCTGGTCCATCCCCTATCTTCAGTCAAACCCCCGCATGAAACTTCATAGCGAATCAAATTTGCTGCTAAAATCCCACACGGACTTAAACTTGGCTCAGAGTCCTTCCAGAAGTGCCATTGACCCCCCACCTTCAGTCCTAGCTGTACTTATATTCACAAAATAAGGCAGAAGACTTCTATCTAAGCTCactaaatgaagaaaaaaccTCTTAGCTTCCAATTCAAAGAATCATAAAATCTTGTCAATAATATGAGGCAGCACAAAAACGCTGATAGTATGTATGAGCAGACAAACAGATGATTATTGAAATCCAAAATCATATCAAACACTATGCACAAGTTCCAAAGACCCCATAGCCTAATGATCTCATAGATGAAAGGTCTCTTCCACAATTTTCAGTTCACTTATCATGGCGCTTTCATCGCATCATTCAGAGTAAAGCGGACGGAACCCTTCTGTCAACCCCACTGTGCAAGACATTACCACCAAGTTCAAGCAGCTAAAATGAGAACAGGATACTGAATAATGCTATTGATATGTCTCTACTCAGGAGAAGAAGTACACTAGAAAGGTAGGAAGAAATGCCGTATTTACCTTCTTAGCTGTTCAGGTAAGCGTCTGTGATGCATCCATTGCTCAATATCATGACGCCTTAATGACATTTCCAACCTCCTGAGAGGATTGGGAAAATATATAAAGTCAGCTGACAGTTTACATCCAAGATGTCCAACAACAAAAAGGTGCACTAATAACCACTAGGAACATTCTTAATAATCACGAGCCAAAAAGAACAGACACAAATTGGGGGCAGAGCTCAATAGAAAGGTCTGCATGCAGAGCACTATTTAGATTCATCAGTCCCCTTGGAGATGCTTTCTGATGTAGTGTTTTGGCATGTTATGCCAAGAGATGTTGAGACATTTTTGAAGGACTAGACAAGGCCCGGATTGGAACTTTTCTTTTCCGAAGTAATAGCACCAGTTACAATGGCAACATGCACATGAAACACCACAGGTATATTATTCCATATGGTAGTTAACCGTTCTTGACCCTAACCCAGCCTAAAAACATAACTTAGATCTGCTCATGAATTCTTGAAGCTAACCTATACGAGCATTCCATGCTGTCATAATGCCTGAATCATTAGAGCCACATCTGCTCAATGTTGCTTAAGATTAAGAAATTACCAGAAGACCAATAACTCAGATTCATGGATGCCAATAAATTAGGAAACCATGATGAATATCTGTCTGCCTGGTACAATATTCACATGACCAAAGCATGAAATCTGAAAGCCAAAAACACTTGCATAAAAATCTACAAAAGAGTGGTCATTATCTTGAATGATAGCACTGTGGATCTGTTTGTCTTGGAAGCCATAAAACCATCACACATACACTTCaacataaaatttttcaaaGGTCATCATTGTATCAATcagataaaaattcaaatattctGCACAAGCACAATGGTAAAGATTAAGGAATGGATTTGTCAATATAAAAGTTTTTTCAAGGGGAGAGGTCACACCTTTTTCCAAGAGCCTGGAGAAAGTTCTGCATATTTCCAATGAGAAGAGCAAAGAGCAAGAGGCCCAATCCAATAATGCCCATGGTAAACAGGACTTCTGGGACAAAGTAGCTTGGAGTTTGATTTCCAGCTAGAGTACTTATTtgcttcaaaatttgatataGAAAATCAGTACGACGTGAAAGAAATGGTCAACAGATTGTATCTTCACATTAAGGGATATCTAATGCATGATGTTATAACAACATGAGAATGTTTGGCTGCATTAATTGGAGAATAAAATGTTCCAGGGGTTCATCCAGCATGAAATCATGCATCAAGAGGCACATTGCTGCTGCTCCATAGTGTGTTTACCCCGATGAATAGTGCTAATAGTAGACTAATGATAAAACAAGACAAGGATTGTTCATTACCCTCCCACCTTTGGGCAGGAGAAAAATTGATGTACAGCTTTACCTTAATTATGTTGCCTCGACCACGCAATTCTAAGAGGAAAAAGGATAAAGAGCAGGAAATAAAGCAAAATGCCTCTTCCTGGAAATGCATTGCTAGGCTATTGTGCGGTAAATTATTTGGTCTAATGAGATATAAGCCGTATATATGGAAAGTAAATAAGTACCTGGAATCCCCAGAACAGCGAAAACACATATCTCGTGACCACACTTTCTTCTCGGGTAAGAGGAACACTGTTTTCATAAATTCCATATTTAAAATCACCTCTGGGGTTGAAACAATCAATAGCTTTCGGGTTTGTTTTCCACATTTTCCATACTGATTCATTTTTTCCGAATCCCTTAATCTTGTCCCCATGTCCGCAATCCAAAAATTTACACAGGTCTGCAGGTTCGCATGCTTCCTGAAGACATTGATAAACCCTCTGGcagaatggagagagaaagagagagattagaCGAAGAAAAGATTGCTTTGCCAGAAAAATCTCACATGTAGTCACTAAGTTTTGGAGCTATTTTACCAGCATTTAAACAGAAGATTGAAATAAAGATCTCATTCTTATGTATTCAGTTCAAAATCccagaaaagcaagaaagatgTATAGGCACTAGAGAACTCAATCCATAGGCAGGGCCTAGCTTAGTTGTTAAGTGCAAACCATCACAACTCGAAACAGATCCCGAACGAGTTCAACCCCAATGAGCATCTTACATAAAGGATATACTCCCCCAATCAAACAGAAAGAGAAATTAGCATTACCAGCTAAACAAAGAGGCATCTAGACTTGTGGCGATGGTTTGACACACTATCCTGACTCTTCTGGGTTTCTAATATACGAGAACAAATCAAGCAGAGAAAAACAAGTGATGGTACTCACCTGTAACCCAAGAAGGTACCAGCATGAACCAACGACGTGGCTGGCCAATACAAACATGAGAAGGTTGATGATGAAATTTGCCCACGCCGACTCAAAAATGAAGCCTGTAGGGGACTGACCCGTAAGCAATGGCAAAACTCGATACAATCTTGGAATGTACTGGACAATAACGCCTGTGCGTAAAAGATACTCTGCATGATATGATGCTGACGAACTATCGAATTTTGGTAGAACTAGCCATATCAATATCTGCAACCGGTTGAGCAAGTAATTGATGATCAGAAGTCAGTAACAAATCAAGTGTGATGCATCAGAGAAATAAGGAGTTACTTGTGGAAGTGGAACCGCAATAAAAAGATCTAGAAAGAAGTATCCTCGGAGATAACGGAGAGCGACACCGACATCTCTAGTAATAGGAGCTACGTAAGGCAACCTAAACtgtaaaaaattgacaaaaaaagcaATCATCAAGGACTGAAAGGCAGCAGTTCAATGAGGATGGATAAGTGAGGAATATGTGAAATAGGTTCGTGAAAAGCGGCTTACTTGAAGAAGTATGTGCAGGAGATATATGAAGTCAGTCCCGCTCCTCAAAAAAAGCATTGTCGTTGTCATGGACCAGTTGAGCACAATGCATATGTCTTCCTGCATTAAATGATGGATAAGTGAGGAATACGTGAATTAATACAACACTAAAAACCGTAAGAAACAGAGCTGCACCTTATGAACAGAGGAGAAGAACAACATTAGTGGGTCAATAAAGACGGTCACCACGCACGAAATGACAAAAATCTTGATCCACCACTGGAATGCTGGAGGTTGAGGAGTCATGATTAACCTAGGAAGAACAGATATcttgagacagagagagagagagagagagagagagagctggctGATTTCTTGAGTTGAGATAGAGACGAGCGATTTCAATGATAAGTGTTCTAGGTCTTGGGGAAGAGTCCTATATTTTGGGCATTACGTGAATTGGAGGCTTACGCAGGAAATTGCACGGACGGGCATTGAAAGGCTAGTGGGAAGAAGCGATACAGGCTTAACCCAAGAAAAAACGCATTTTTCTTAGTCTTTCGCTGGAGGCAGAGGATCCGTGGTTAGGGGAGGAAGGGCCTGCTTGCTGAAATGCAATAGGAAGGGAGAGAGTTAAGAGCTTACTTCTTGAGATTTCTTGAGACAAGAGACAGAGCTGAGATTTCTTGAGATTTCTTTGAGACGAAGAGAGAGTAGAGACAGAGCTGAGAAAGAGCTGAACTCTTTgagaaaaaaacagagcaaaacAGAGCAAAACAGAGCAAAACCGAGCCAACTCTTtgagaagaaaacagagaaaaacagAGCCAACTCTTCTTTAAGAAGAAAACAGAGCTGACGCAGAGAACAAAAAGCCGCTATACCCAagctttgttctttttaattcgaattaatttcttttattgttgTAAAGCGACATTAGGGACCTTCATTTCATTCCTTCACGGACTCACATGCGATCGATGggaaatcctttttctttcgaaGATTGGTTATCGACGGTTTTCCACGTGGAACCACATTGTCCCTCCAAGTCAAGGATTCTCTCAGCAGgaatagtttatatatatatatatttctctatCTCGGACTCatgtttgttttatttaattatgtaTCTAAGTTCCAGTTCACACCTAATCTCGAACTCCTATCTATATCTTAGTCTACTTTGTTAAATTACATATGAAGTTTAAACTTGCATGAGGAATCTCGAAAGAACTTTTTCCTAATTGGATCAGAGagtttcttcaattttctaGCTTAGGGAGGCCTCACATATTTCATCCAGGTTAAATCGAGATGGTAAGTGGACTCTTGCAGAAGGTAAGAACTTGATTTCTTTGGCCGTACAAAAGGAAGGATCGCTACCCCCTCCAATATAAATCCTcacctaattttttctttgttattgaccaataggaaaattaattttcgttCGAAACATTGGCCAACGGAGTCTAGAAAGGAAGCGGCGACATTTCCGAGAAAATATTAATTGCCCAAGTGACTGCCAGCTCAGCATCATattagttcttttttctttttttttgacaagcATCATATTAGTTCATTTAACGTCCGGCATGCATCATTTTAGGCCCACTAGTCAGAAAACTAGTCAGGAATCTTTCCAAttaatgtttttactttttatcctcttctttttctttttcttctccccccCTCTTCCGCGAGAACCGTTCCTATCTAGCCGCACGTACGGATGGCCGCCAGGTAAAGTTTCTGACTAGTCAGATATAGGGCCCCAGAGCCGCACAGTGGGATGACGTCCGAAAAGCCGAATAGAGATGAGAACTCGGTGATTTTGTGCCGTCAATTTTACATCTGATTGAATCATTTTAATCTATACATAATTTAAGTGTGAGAAATGATTATAATTCCCATTCTTCGACTATAATAAACTTTTAGTTAATGAATTTTCAGTATATATAAATCTCGACACTTATATCAATCCACATAAATTATAAATGTCATTTattgttttctatttatttttgtgatcctTTAGCATTGATTTAATTGTAACATCGCATCAATTTCTGCATTATATTGCAACTGACTTCTTGTTCGGGTGTCCATGTAAGACACGAGTCTGTTTCTTTGTTCCTGGTTTGATAACTAATGTATTCGGGGAAAAAGTATACTGaattaagggaaaaaaagatgtTGGTGATAGGAAAAGTCAGCTTGTTCTCTTTCCTCGTTTCCTTTGTTGGTACGTGCGTCGCTTAATAGGTATGAGGCCCCTCTTTTGGGGGACAGGACAGAAACCTCTTTTGGTCGAAGCTCAGGTGGTACACGTCAGCGGCGGATTTACTATCATACGACGCCTGAGATCCcatattataatttataatcaCTCATGCGGACTCGAAAAGCTATTGTTATATGGATAACTAAGTAGGCATAATCTCTTAAAAGCTCCAAATCTCATacttaatttcaaatttgccctcaaattatcatcatcatcatcatcattattattatcattattattattattatatctcaTAAAAATTTCGACTTCTAGTTTAGTCTCAAATATACCTTCATTAGCCCTCCGTGCAAAAATTTCATGGTCAAGTCttctgacgtggcaattttacgCTAGCACAAAGTCTAACGTGGAAACCCAGAAAACGTTAACCATAAGAATTATAGAGCAACCTAATAAAACAATCTATTGACTAATGGCCATAACACCTTCAACCTTATTTATAGTATATAAGAATTAATTTATTGACCTTAGAAGCAAATCTATTGACTGATGCAGATTTTCAGATAATCTAAAGCATATACCTACCACCTGACTaccacaaaagaacaaaatgaacagACCGCCATAACCAACTCAGCCTTTTGGAGATACGTTACAAAGAAACaaatccaaaagagaagcttttGTATGTCAAGGTTTCATGTATCTTTTCATTTGGGTCCATTTGAATGCAGGCACCCACATCCAAACAtaatcttaaaatattttacaaacaaagatGGACACATCTATTCCATAGTTTGCCGGTGGAAGAGTCTGATGGTAACCAAAGAAGAGATAGAGAAAGTCTAAACTAGAGAAACAAAGCTAAAGAAAAAGTTGTGCCTCATCCCGCGCCTTATTCATAAACATAAATAGAGTGTGGATGGAGGACTCACCACAAAGTAAATAGCAAAATTGTCCTTGTCCTCCATGTAACTCGATCTCAGCTTAAAGCGAACCATGTAGATGACCCAAAGGGTGGTGGCTAGCATAGCCGAATCGAGTAATGTATGGATATCATACTCCATTACAACACTACAATAAAGTCCTATAGCTAAAAACACAGCTGTTAGTTCCTGTGATTTGAGCGATAGCCCTGTAATGAATCATCATTCAGGAAAGTAGTCAGAGACTGAAAATATGATAATCATAAGAATAGAAGTTCATAAAAGAGCTGACATGACTCTGTAGAACAATTATAAACAGAAAAAGGTTCTCAGGATCACTTTGTTAATGGAAGAACATACTTATTAAGGAGCACAATGATTTGAACTCAATCatatagataaagatgaaaattatgTATCGCATTCAATCTTCAGCACCAAAATTGCTAACTTTATGTCTCTTACTCCATAGCAAACGCATAatcgaaaaaagaaagcaaatgctCCTGCCTGTTGAAGGCTGCAACTACGCACACGTCAAAGTCACATCACTATCTTAAGTGTTAGTCaggaaatgcaaatgatcagAATCTCCCAACTatacatttttacttttttcatgCCCTTCCCTCTAAAGTCATGCCTTCAAGGTCGAATTGCCGAGTAACTTGTTATTTATCTCAAGACACCTCGATTACTTGAACCTATGGAGAAGCCTTGTCACAGTAGTGCAAATGGGAATACTTGGAAAAAGCAAATGCATCGGGCGAAACCAGAAGCAACAGAGACAGAGCAAGAGAAATCAAGCACTCACAGACATGGCAAATCAGCGTTAAGACGATCTATTGCTGGGTGGCATCGGGGGCGACTGGGCGAGCGGCTTGGGGGAGGCTGGGGGAGCGATATCGGGGGCCGCTGGGCGAGCGGCAAACAGCATTGCTCCGACTGGTCGACAGCTAGTTTTTGTCAATTATACTCTCTCTGTGGTGGTTCAATAACCTGCTGAGAAAACTTGTCTGGCTCAAcagatttttttccttaaaatctTGAGTTTGCTTTCGGGCTGGTGCTTTGGAGTATGCCAAGACCCATTGCTCAGAAGAACCGAGGCTTCTCAGAATTGGTGTAAAAGGAAAGACCATTGGCGATCCATGGAAGGACACTTCAGGCCCGCCCCTCAACATCCTCATCCAGCTAATGGCAGTGCAGTCGCTCGTGTTCGCTCCCTTCTTTGCTAGTTACGGTGGAcgagcggcgtccggcggcggcgtcgagggTGAGCGAGAAGCGACGGCGTCGAGGGCGGGGCGAGCGGCGTCCGGTGGCGGCGTCGAGGGTGAGCGGCATCGGGCAGCGGCGTCGAGGGCGAGTGGCGTCAAGGAAGGGCAGAGGCAGAGAAGAGAGAACGGAGAGAACAACTGAGAAAACGATTGATGTTTGATTTGAGGCTGGGGTTTTTAGGAACCCTAACCGAAACCGGGAACCGCCGGTTCACAGAAAAAGGAAACCGAGAACCGGAACCGGCCTTTtcagaaccgggaaccgaacagGACCCTCCGATCCGGTTCTCCGGTTTCCAGTAGCGCTCGCCCCTATTACTAGGCACCTCTGTTTATATTAATGTGCATCGCATGTGGCACTGTAGCAGGCTCTTCGGAGTAGATACGTAAACAATATTTGACATCTGAGACTAGCACAATCTACACCTTAAAAGAAGAGCAGAATCACCGACACATGCCAATATATAACACTCTTGACCAAATATATGTAAAACGTAGTGACCATGAGAGCTCGGAGCACAAGTCATTATTTCGGCAGGGGATATGTGTGAACTGTCAAGATTATTGAAACTACACTCGCATCATCAATTTGTTTGGAGCTATCTCACCATTTCAAATCCTCCAATCCGCAAGGATCTACTTGGCCAAAGTTGCGTTAGTTAGACCTTAAGCCTTCCAATTCGCCCTGCGAAGTAGCCAGGTAATTGATGGTAATCCTGCATAAGGACAGGATTTTAATGTGCCGTACACCGTTCTCTTTTTCTAAGCCAAGCTTGATACGTGGATATGGGTATAAAGTGGACTAAGTTGGAACAAGGCAGAAATAGGATAGCAAATAAATCATCGAGACACGACAAAACATAGAGGGACGGTCGTGCTGCGTGTTCAAAGTGCTGTACTGGAAGTGGATCCTTGATCCTATCCCCAAACCCCAGCTTAGCTCGAAGAGCAATCATCCTATGACGTTTCGTGGCCAGAGGCCTCACTTTTCAGTTCTTTTTCCTGTCTTTCGTGGGCCGTGACTTGGTGGTTGTGATTGTGCTCTTCGTTATTCCTGTCCGACAGAAGCCAACCTCCGAGATAATTTCTGGAGATGTTTGTTAGATGTTGATGCAGAGCTTAACTTTGTTTCCGATTAGAGATTAGACCTAAGAGCACATAAAAAAAACCTTCTGGCAAAAGCACTAGTTCCACAGTTTCCCAACTCTACTTCAGCTTTATCACATTACACAGTTCAAAATGAGGTGCATAAATGGCAAGTATTTAGGATTGCAACTTACAGATGGAAGATCGATTCTAACTGAATAGAGACCCGGAACCACATCATGTAAATTCTGAACGCATGGATCCAACGTTTCGATATCATTTTTCTGAGAAGACATCATCATGATCGAATAACAAGGTCATCACAACTTTAGCATAAAACGTGAGCCAATTACATTCGGCAGCCACCTACGAAAGGCAGACTTGAAATCTGGCAAGTTACCACGTGTTCTCATTTGGATGCCCAAGTTCCTTCATAGCAGGAAGAAACGTAATTTAGATTATTGCCGTTTTGGCTATTTAAATTCTGACCATCAAGATTTTATATAAGCACACGTGGATGATCAGGCTCAGTTATTAATCTTGGATAATGAATTCCAACTTCCAAAGCTCAATCTAAATTTTGATACGCAGTCAGGAGAAAATGAAATACTATCTTCGGAAGTCAGAGCATGCTTCATTGCTGAACATTGTCTATGGTGGGGTTGGTAAATGAAAATACTGTGGCAGCTCaaatgttttgtgattgttTTGCTGCCTTTTGAAACGTGTGGTTCTGAAAGTGGTATATCAGACCAAAAGAGCATATCCTCAATAAGTTTGTATTTAAGACCTATAAGAAGTTTAAAGATTGACAACAAAACCATCATAGGAGCACGGTATCGATAGTTCAAGACATGACAAATGTAACATTACTGACCAGAACCATTTTTGCCAGTTAATTACAGATGGACAGGCATGCAAATAGATGCTTGAGATGGACTGCAGagtcataaattcttgaaattcAACCATAATCTGTGTCTTTTGTCGGAGCGGGCATTCAGCAGAGGCCCGAACACATAACTGAATCGTGGGACTGATGAATACCAACAACCCGCATGATTAACTGACTTCTAGATGAAGAATAAGGTCAACGACATGCAAAGGGAAATAGCCAATCATGATGAAAGAGCTGTAGCACCTGAATATCTTGAACAGCTCATCGATTTCAGAATCTCCAGGA
This region of Eucalyptus grandis isolate ANBG69807.140 chromosome 8, ASM1654582v1, whole genome shotgun sequence genomic DNA includes:
- the LOC120287601 gene encoding probable cyclic nucleotide-gated ion channel 20, chloroplastic; protein product: MTPQPPAFQWWIKIFVISCVVTVFIDPLMLFFSSVHKEDICIVLNWSMTTTMLFLRSGTDFIYLLHILLQFRLPYVAPITRDVGVALRYLRGYFFLDLFIAVPLPQILIWLVLPKFDSSSASYHAEYLLRTGVIVQYIPRLYRVLPLLTGQSPTGFIFESAWANFIINLLMFVLASHVVGSCWYLLGLQRVYQCLQEACEPADLCKFLDCGHGDKIKGFGKNESVWKMWKTNPKAIDCFNPRGDFKYGIYENSVPLTREESVVTRYVFSLFWGFQQISTLAGNQTPSYFVPEVLFTMGIIGLGLLLFALLIGNMQNFLQALGKRRLEMSLRRHDIEQWMHHRRLPEQLRRKLREAEQYHWAVTRGVDEEMFLENCSEDLQRDTRHHLFKVVKELKFFAVMEGHVTDAICKKLRLKTYIEGSKILQTGALVEMMVFIDSGKIDSAGDDGFTSFCERKFYGEELLAWCLKSSSVSRDGRKTRTPGNRLLSNRTVTCLTDVKAFALRAEDLEEITRLYGDFLREPKVQGAIRYISPYWRGLAATRIQVAWRSRKTSRADTFHGHSILHISFGNGINDW